From the genome of Candidatus Promineifilum breve, one region includes:
- a CDS encoding VWA domain-containing protein, producing the protein MKAQVRSLFLFSILLIGTVGFGGRAAAQPAGGHTINLPLVMGSQGKVTIPETTEVLDSGTLQALSDISSDGEQFTFAATTPALSDLDVGDVMVAGPSNAAPAGFLRTVTDVQQAGGEVVVVTSGATLEDAIIDGGFAISRQLTAADITSAEFIEGVSLVEDRTGAATEGFRLNIDAVYDYDHNQNTTNDQITAEGSIELSPDFDFAIDIDGRTLEQLEVILRLEEVTDLELKSTLAKPVEAELQIGVLTFANIVVFVGYVPVVITVDMPIALQIKGESAIVVSFGKVTQTANIEAGVRYDRPDWDLVGDFDNDFDVEPPNVVVQAKLVGLVHPPLRLRLYGVAGPYVAAQPYAELEAKFPLLNPHLSWDIYGGLTVPVGVEVELLGRTLADYEGNAIEYRKLLLSSNDPPFVPSNPSPPDGAANQPAALQLGWQGGDPEGDEVRYDVYLDAGDSTPGTRICDDIDVTSCATPALTPGSVYYWRVTARDDDGKESEGPVWGFTTAGSGGNQSPYLPSNPAPAHQSAGQPLNAQLLWNGGDPDGDPVTYTVQFEADDDTPDAVVCAALSATLCNPGPLAADTTYYWQVQATDDGGLTAVGPIWHFDTAAGGDIATIDIALIIDSSGSMASNDPANLRKAAAKTFIGAMVSGDLLSVIDFDDSISVPFALQMLVDDRSAPLAAVDTIDSNGGTNIGLGLQAGYNQLIASPNTNPKAAVLLTDGEGQYSGQAQLYSAKGWPVFTIGLSSAADEALLRDIAGDTGGQYFSLNDPNQLIQVYVAIQAAVTGADIVVNSTFPMQQDQSISLPATIDSDQNTANFVTNWPGSRVDTTLIDPLGRLITPATAQTDPNVYYAQGATYEIYRISAPPAGQWSVELYGAELAPGGEDVTVQVSQRDNELPSNAWEELGANSAGGGGISNTAADSGRPAITHVGDDLYLAWAETRGQQSDIYVRRWDGNAWVEVGSGSATDGGVSNTAAISQAPWIEAAPDGSVYLAWHEAVGASYDIYLRHWDGSAWADVGGSATGGGLSNTPALSQWPSLGIDGQGRVYVAWEEVTTADKEIYLRRWNGSVWEEAGGASASGGGLSNNSGDSGRPFLLIDGSDAPIVGWSDGSGGVDTEVYVRRLTGASWTEIGGSGSGGGVSNNDGDSRPPVLGVDSSGAIYATWPDNSGGEFNIYVRRWDGNAWVEIGGSATGGGISGTSEVSLAPHIAVAPDDTVYVIWYERLGTNTDILIRRWTGSFWDEVGVGSASGGGISNTFGASSLPTVTITGANMPVVAWADNSSGNYEIYVRAWR; encoded by the coding sequence ATGAAGGCACAGGTCAGATCGCTATTCCTCTTCAGTATCCTCCTGATTGGCACAGTCGGGTTTGGCGGCCGGGCGGCGGCCCAGCCGGCCGGCGGCCACACCATCAACCTGCCGCTGGTCATGGGCAGCCAGGGCAAAGTCACCATTCCCGAGACGACGGAAGTCCTCGACTCCGGCACGCTCCAGGCGCTCAGCGACATCTCCTCCGATGGTGAGCAATTTACCTTTGCCGCCACCACTCCGGCGCTAAGCGACCTCGACGTGGGCGACGTGATGGTGGCCGGCCCGTCGAACGCCGCGCCGGCCGGCTTTCTGCGCACGGTCACCGACGTTCAGCAGGCCGGGGGCGAAGTCGTGGTCGTCACCAGCGGGGCGACGCTGGAAGATGCCATCATTGACGGCGGCTTTGCCATCAGCCGCCAACTGACCGCCGCCGACATCACCTCGGCCGAGTTCATCGAAGGCGTGTCGCTCGTTGAGGATCGCACCGGCGCGGCCACCGAAGGCTTCCGCCTCAACATCGACGCGGTCTATGACTACGACCATAACCAGAATACCACCAACGACCAGATAACGGCCGAAGGCTCCATTGAGCTATCGCCCGACTTCGATTTCGCCATCGACATTGACGGGCGAACGCTCGAACAACTCGAGGTCATCCTCCGCCTGGAGGAAGTGACGGACCTGGAGTTGAAGTCCACCCTGGCCAAGCCGGTAGAAGCCGAGCTACAGATCGGCGTGTTGACCTTCGCCAACATCGTCGTTTTCGTCGGCTACGTGCCGGTCGTCATCACCGTCGATATGCCCATCGCCTTGCAGATCAAAGGCGAGTCCGCCATCGTCGTCAGCTTCGGCAAGGTGACCCAAACGGCCAACATCGAGGCCGGCGTGCGCTACGACCGGCCCGATTGGGATCTGGTGGGCGATTTCGACAACGATTTCGACGTGGAGCCGCCGAACGTGGTGGTGCAGGCCAAGCTAGTCGGGTTGGTGCACCCGCCTTTACGGCTGCGACTCTACGGCGTCGCCGGGCCATACGTCGCTGCCCAACCCTATGCGGAACTGGAAGCCAAATTCCCGCTGCTGAATCCCCATCTGTCGTGGGACATCTATGGCGGGCTGACCGTGCCCGTCGGCGTCGAGGTCGAACTCCTGGGCCGCACGCTGGCCGACTACGAGGGCAACGCCATCGAATACCGCAAGCTGCTATTGTCGTCCAACGACCCGCCTTTTGTGCCGTCGAACCCATCGCCGCCCGACGGCGCGGCCAATCAGCCGGCGGCGCTGCAATTGGGCTGGCAGGGCGGCGACCCGGAAGGGGACGAGGTGAGGTACGACGTCTACCTGGACGCCGGCGACTCCACGCCGGGGACGCGCATCTGTGATGACATCGACGTCACCAGCTGCGCCACGCCGGCGCTGACGCCCGGCTCCGTCTACTATTGGCGCGTGACGGCCCGCGACGATGACGGCAAGGAGAGCGAGGGGCCGGTCTGGGGCTTCACCACGGCCGGCAGCGGCGGCAACCAGTCGCCCTACTTGCCGTCGAACCCCGCCCCGGCCCACCAGTCGGCCGGGCAACCTCTCAACGCCCAATTGCTGTGGAACGGCGGCGACCCCGATGGTGATCCGGTCACCTACACCGTCCAGTTTGAAGCCGACGATGACACACCGGATGCGGTCGTCTGCGCCGCGCTGAGCGCCACCCTGTGCAACCCCGGCCCGCTGGCGGCCGACACCACCTACTACTGGCAAGTGCAGGCCACCGACGACGGCGGCCTCACCGCTGTCGGCCCCATCTGGCACTTCGACACCGCCGCGGGCGGCGACATTGCCACCATCGACATCGCCCTGATCATCGATAGTTCCGGCAGCATGGCTTCCAATGACCCGGCCAATCTGCGCAAGGCCGCGGCCAAAACCTTCATCGGGGCCATGGTCTCCGGCGACCTGCTCAGCGTCATCGATTTCGACGACAGTATCTCCGTGCCTTTTGCGTTACAAATGCTGGTGGATGACCGTAGCGCGCCGCTGGCGGCGGTCGATACCATTGACAGCAACGGCGGCACCAACATCGGCCTGGGGCTACAAGCCGGCTACAATCAGTTGATCGCCTCGCCCAACACCAACCCCAAGGCGGCCGTTCTCCTGACCGACGGCGAGGGCCAATACAGCGGGCAAGCCCAACTCTATAGCGCCAAGGGTTGGCCGGTGTTCACCATCGGCCTGAGCAGCGCCGCCGATGAGGCGCTCCTGCGCGACATCGCCGGCGACACCGGCGGCCAGTACTTCAGCCTGAATGACCCCAACCAACTGATTCAAGTCTACGTCGCCATCCAGGCGGCCGTCACCGGGGCCGACATCGTCGTGAATTCCACCTTCCCGATGCAGCAAGACCAATCGATCTCGCTGCCCGCGACCATCGATAGCGACCAGAACACCGCTAACTTTGTCACCAACTGGCCCGGCAGCCGCGTCGATACGACCCTCATCGACCCCCTCGGCCGCCTGATCACCCCGGCCACGGCGCAGACCGACCCCAACGTCTACTACGCGCAGGGCGCCACCTACGAGATATACCGTATCAGCGCGCCGCCGGCCGGCCAATGGTCGGTGGAACTCTATGGCGCGGAGCTGGCCCCCGGCGGCGAAGATGTGACGGTGCAGGTGTCGCAGCGCGATAACGAACTGCCCAGTAACGCCTGGGAAGAACTGGGGGCCAACTCGGCCGGCGGCGGCGGCATCAGCAACACGGCCGCCGATTCCGGCCGCCCGGCCATCACCCACGTGGGGGATGACCTGTATCTGGCCTGGGCCGAAACCCGCGGCCAGCAAAGCGACATCTACGTCCGGCGCTGGGACGGCAACGCCTGGGTCGAAGTCGGCAGCGGCTCGGCCACCGACGGCGGCGTCAGCAACACGGCCGCCATCTCACAAGCGCCGTGGATTGAGGCGGCGCCGGATGGCTCGGTCTATCTGGCCTGGCATGAGGCGGTCGGCGCGAGCTACGACATCTATTTGCGACACTGGGACGGCAGCGCCTGGGCCGACGTCGGCGGTTCGGCCACCGGCGGCGGCCTCAGCAACACGCCCGCCTTGTCGCAATGGCCGTCGCTGGGTATCGACGGACAAGGCCGGGTGTACGTGGCCTGGGAAGAGGTGACGACGGCTGATAAGGAAATCTACCTGCGGCGCTGGAATGGCAGCGTCTGGGAAGAGGCCGGTGGCGCGTCGGCCTCCGGCGGCGGCCTCAGCAACAACAGCGGCGATTCCGGGCGGCCGTTCCTGCTCATCGACGGTAGCGACGCGCCCATCGTCGGCTGGTCCGATGGCTCCGGCGGCGTCGACACCGAGGTCTACGTGCGCCGTCTGACCGGCGCGAGTTGGACGGAGATCGGCGGCTCCGGTTCCGGCGGCGGCGTTAGCAACAATGACGGCGATTCGCGCCCGCCGGTGCTGGGCGTCGATTCGTCGGGGGCCATCTATGCCACCTGGCCCGACAACAGCGGCGGCGAATTCAACATTTACGTTCGCCGCTGGGACGGCAATGCCTGGGTCGAAATCGGCGGCTCGGCCACCGGCGGCGGCATCAGCGGCACGAGTGAAGTGTCGTTGGCCCCCCACATCGCCGTGGCGCCCGACGATACCGTCTACGTCATCTGGTATGAGCGGCTGGGAACCAACACCGACATCCTGATCCGGCGCTGGACAGGTTCGTTCTGGGACGAAGTTGGCGTCGGCTCGGCCTCCGGCGGCGGCATCAGTAATACGTTCGGAGCATCCTCTTTGCCGACAGTCACGATTACCGGGGCCAACATGCCCGTTGTCGCCTGGGCCGACAACAGTTCCGGCAATTACGAGATCTACGTGCGGGCGTGGCGTTAA
- a CDS encoding helix-hairpin-helix domain-containing protein yields MTDQPIDGSAYGFPAGMSQPALRALLAAGYTSPAAVAAVSPKELLKLHGLGPKTIRILRPALAAEGLSFAGEEQPG; encoded by the coding sequence ATGACCGACCAGCCCATCGATGGTTCCGCCTATGGCTTCCCGGCGGGCATGTCGCAGCCGGCGCTGCGGGCGCTGCTGGCCGCGGGCTACACCTCGCCGGCCGCCGTCGCCGCCGTTTCGCCCAAAGAGCTATTGAAGCTCCACGGTTTGGGGCCGAAGACGATCCGCATCTTGCGCCCGGCGTTGGCCGCTGAAGGGCTTTCCTTTGCCGGCGAGGAGCAGCCAGGTTGA
- a CDS encoding nitroreductase family deazaflavin-dependent oxidoreductase, which produces MTTEEPIYDSPEKWVRDHIEGYVASDGRQGHHWRGLPTLLLTTRGRKTGKLRRTALIYGQAADDYLIVASNGGAADHPLWYLNLVDEPRVTLQVGAETFDARARTATPEEKARLWPVMAAIFPTYDRYQQDTSRDIPLVILERVES; this is translated from the coding sequence TTGACCACCGAAGAACCGATCTATGACAGTCCTGAGAAATGGGTGCGCGACCACATCGAGGGCTACGTCGCCAGTGACGGCCGCCAGGGCCACCACTGGCGCGGGCTGCCGACGCTGCTGCTGACCACGCGCGGCCGAAAGACGGGCAAACTCCGCCGCACGGCGCTGATTTACGGTCAGGCGGCGGACGATTATCTCATCGTGGCCTCCAATGGCGGCGCGGCCGACCATCCCCTGTGGTATCTCAATCTGGTCGATGAGCCGCGCGTCACGTTGCAGGTCGGGGCCGAGACGTTTGACGCCCGCGCCCGCACGGCCACACCGGAAGAAAAAGCGCGCCTGTGGCCGGTGATGGCCGCCATCTTCCCCACCTACGACCGCTACCAGCAGGATACCAGCCGGGACATTCCGTTGGTGATCCTGGAACGTGTAGAGTCGTAA
- a CDS encoding VOC family protein — MELGTFSISLSVKDLETSRAFYEKLGFTQMGGDAAANWLILRNGPCIIGIFQGMFEGNLLTFNPGWDGDAQPLASFTDVRDLQRALQGQGVSFIAEADTTTSGPAHFVLVDPDGNTILVDQHV, encoded by the coding sequence ATGGAACTAGGTACTTTTTCAATTAGCTTGTCCGTCAAGGACCTGGAAACGTCACGGGCCTTCTACGAGAAGCTGGGCTTCACGCAGATGGGCGGCGACGCCGCCGCCAACTGGCTCATCCTGCGCAATGGGCCGTGCATCATCGGCATCTTCCAGGGCATGTTCGAGGGCAATTTGCTGACCTTCAACCCCGGTTGGGACGGCGACGCCCAGCCGCTGGCGTCCTTCACCGACGTGCGCGATTTGCAGCGCGCGTTGCAGGGCCAGGGCGTGAGCTTCATCGCCGAGGCCGACACGACGACCAGCGGCCCGGCCCATTTCGTCCTGGTTGACCCCGATGGCAATACCATCCTGGTGGATCAGCACGTCTAG
- a CDS encoding transposase, whose protein sequence is MNILALLQPLRPIVSQTTMRQMSVLMGAMLAMTGRVTMLGMARWTDKGGSYRSVQRFFQTTIPWTQVMWAFFRDHLHQAGDEYLLVGDECVVSKSGKETHGLGRFYAPLWGRPVSSVALFALSLVNPRERRSYPVMSEQVPSQEGVNREVKPRTRRKKAAAQSSAGRPGRPPGRRNSIKTEVTLTPELTRIQTMVKQFLAVVDQRLKLTYLVLDGHFGNNNALQMVRQCGLHLVSKLRHDAALYFPYQGDNKRCKYGAKVAYDNLPASCWQQTIIDDGVHTDIYQATLRHKAFAQPLNVVILLKTRPTTGAQARVLLFTSDLALNWSQVLEYYQLRFQIEFNFRDAKQYWGLEDFMNVKKTPVTNAINLSFLMVNVSQVLLQDLRREDPAVNVLDLKAHYRGHKYVAEVLKLLPQKPDPIFTEAIFDRISRLGRIHPPQPALCPS, encoded by the coding sequence ATGAATATTCTAGCACTATTACAACCATTGCGTCCTATTGTTAGCCAAACGACCATGCGGCAGATGAGCGTACTCATGGGGGCGATGTTAGCCATGACTGGACGAGTAACGATGTTGGGCATGGCGCGCTGGACGGATAAAGGGGGCAGCTATCGGAGCGTACAACGTTTTTTCCAGACCACCATTCCCTGGACACAAGTCATGTGGGCCTTCTTCCGTGACCATCTGCACCAGGCCGGGGACGAGTACCTGTTAGTGGGGGATGAATGTGTCGTCAGCAAATCGGGCAAGGAGACGCACGGCTTGGGACGCTTCTATGCGCCGTTATGGGGCCGGCCAGTGTCCAGCGTGGCCCTGTTTGCCTTGTCGTTGGTCAACCCGCGGGAACGGCGGTCGTATCCGGTGATGAGCGAACAAGTGCCCAGCCAGGAAGGGGTAAACAGAGAGGTCAAGCCGCGGACGCGGCGCAAGAAAGCCGCCGCCCAAAGTAGCGCGGGCCGCCCCGGCCGCCCGCCGGGGCGTCGCAACAGCATCAAAACCGAGGTGACCTTAACGCCCGAACTGACCCGCATCCAAACGATGGTCAAGCAGTTTTTGGCGGTGGTTGACCAACGACTCAAATTGACCTATCTGGTCTTGGACGGCCACTTCGGCAACAACAATGCCCTGCAAATGGTTCGGCAGTGCGGGCTGCACCTGGTTTCCAAATTGCGTCACGATGCCGCCCTGTATTTCCCCTACCAGGGGGACAACAAACGTTGTAAGTACGGCGCTAAGGTCGCCTATGACAACCTGCCGGCCAGCTGCTGGCAGCAGACGATCATCGACGACGGCGTCCACACCGACATCTATCAGGCTACCCTGCGCCACAAGGCGTTCGCCCAGCCGCTCAATGTGGTCATCCTGCTCAAAACAAGGCCGACCACCGGCGCGCAGGCCCGTGTGTTGTTGTTCACCAGCGACCTGGCCCTGAACTGGTCGCAGGTGCTAGAGTATTATCAACTGCGTTTTCAAATCGAGTTCAATTTCCGCGACGCCAAACAATACTGGGGTTTAGAGGACTTTATGAACGTCAAAAAGACCCCGGTGACCAATGCCATCAATCTGTCCTTCCTGATGGTCAACGTTTCTCAGGTGTTGTTACAGGACCTGCGGCGTGAAGACCCAGCGGTCAACGTGCTGGATTTGAAAGCTCATTATCGCGGCCATAAATACGTGGCCGAAGTGCTAAAATTGCTTCCGCAAAAACCAGACCCGATTTTTACGGAAGCAATTTTCGACCGGATTTCCAGGTTGGGCAGGATTCATCCCCCTCAACCTGCCCTTTGCCCTTCGTGA
- a CDS encoding RidA family protein: MKTFRNPADVHAPAGHYVHQVELQGAGRLLVVAGQIGMRPDGSVPDDPLAQLDVAFENVAGNLRAAGMGLSDIIKVTYYHVGRLDRGRRLAVIVKHLGEHKPASTLLYVAGLADPAYLVEVEVWAAM, translated from the coding sequence ATGAAAACGTTTCGCAATCCGGCCGATGTGCATGCGCCGGCCGGCCATTACGTGCATCAGGTGGAGTTGCAGGGCGCGGGCCGGTTGCTGGTCGTGGCCGGGCAGATCGGGATGCGGCCCGACGGCAGCGTGCCCGACGACCCGCTGGCGCAACTGGACGTGGCCTTCGAGAACGTGGCCGGCAATCTGCGCGCCGCCGGCATGGGGCTGAGCGACATCATCAAGGTCACCTACTACCACGTCGGACGCCTCGACCGGGGGCGGCGGCTGGCGGTGATCGTGAAGCATCTGGGCGAGCACAAACCGGCCTCGACGCTCCTCTACGTGGCCGGCCTGGCCGACCCCGCCTACCTGGTCGAGGTTGAGGTCTGGGCCGCCATGTAG